From a region of the Tachypleus tridentatus isolate NWPU-2018 chromosome 1, ASM421037v1, whole genome shotgun sequence genome:
- the LOC143247146 gene encoding transcription initiation factor TFIID subunit 9-like isoform X1 yields the protein MASGKNSNSGNPSNPKDAQVMAAILKDMGIIEYEPRVINQMLEFTYKYVTTMLDDARLFSSHAKKKNIDVDDVRLAIQLQMDKSFTCPPPRDLLLEVARQKNSTPLPLIKSSAGARLPPDRYCLSACNYRLKPHKKPRVQINVPSSKVSFSSLQSGSSNITGPSISRVMPAIPLASKSGTVLSVVTKTVGSPTVTLVTRTVTTPTPSKGKMTPTPIFKLSQGPIISSSPLVSVKTSKPTTTSSSAVTSQNISVSQSLTDLTENEKKRKREDDPDDYDVE from the exons ATGGCGTCTGGCAAGAATAGTAATAGTGGTAATCCAAGTAATCCAAAAGATGCTCAAGTTATGGCAGCAATTTTAAAAGACATGGGGATAATAGAATACGAACCTCGAGTTATAAATCAAATGCTTGAATTTACTTATA aATATGTTACCACAATGCTTGATGATGCTCGTTTGTTTTCTTCACATGCCAAAAAGAAAAACATCGATGTTGACGATGTTCGTCTTGCAATACAGTTACAAATGGACAAGTCTTTTACATGTCCTCCTCCAAGAGAT cTTTTGTTAGAAGTAGCAAGACAGAAAAATAGTACACCTCTGCCTTTAATAAAATCAAGTGCTGGGGCACGCCTTCCACCAGATCGATATTGTTTAAGTGCGTGTAATTATCGACTGAAACCACATAAAAAG CCTCGTGTGCAGATTAATGTTCCTTCGTCTAAAGTGTCTTTCAGTTCTTTACAGTCTGGCAGTTCAAACATTA CTGGACCTTCAATCTCTCGAGTGATGCCAGCTATTCCTTTAGCTAGTAAATCTGGAACTGTACTGTCTGTAGTCACTAAGACTGTGGGTTCTCCAACAGTCACATTAGTTACAAGAACAGTCACCACTCCTACACCATCTAAGGGTAAAATGACACCAACtccaattttcaaattatctCAAG GTCCTATCATTAGTAGCAGTCCACTTGTATCagtaaaaacaagcaaaccaactACAACCTCAAGCTCTGCAGTAACTtctcaaaatatttcagtatCACAGTCACTCACAGATCTGacagaaaatgagaaaaaaagaaagagagaagatGATCCTGATGACTATGATGTTGAATGA
- the LOC143247146 gene encoding transcription initiation factor TFIID subunit 9-like isoform X2, translating into MLDDARLFSSHAKKKNIDVDDVRLAIQLQMDKSFTCPPPRDLLLEVARQKNSTPLPLIKSSAGARLPPDRYCLSACNYRLKPHKKPRVQINVPSSKVSFSSLQSGSSNITGPSISRVMPAIPLASKSGTVLSVVTKTVGSPTVTLVTRTVTTPTPSKGKMTPTPIFKLSQGPIISSSPLVSVKTSKPTTTSSSAVTSQNISVSQSLTDLTENEKKRKREDDPDDYDVE; encoded by the exons ATGCTTGATGATGCTCGTTTGTTTTCTTCACATGCCAAAAAGAAAAACATCGATGTTGACGATGTTCGTCTTGCAATACAGTTACAAATGGACAAGTCTTTTACATGTCCTCCTCCAAGAGAT cTTTTGTTAGAAGTAGCAAGACAGAAAAATAGTACACCTCTGCCTTTAATAAAATCAAGTGCTGGGGCACGCCTTCCACCAGATCGATATTGTTTAAGTGCGTGTAATTATCGACTGAAACCACATAAAAAG CCTCGTGTGCAGATTAATGTTCCTTCGTCTAAAGTGTCTTTCAGTTCTTTACAGTCTGGCAGTTCAAACATTA CTGGACCTTCAATCTCTCGAGTGATGCCAGCTATTCCTTTAGCTAGTAAATCTGGAACTGTACTGTCTGTAGTCACTAAGACTGTGGGTTCTCCAACAGTCACATTAGTTACAAGAACAGTCACCACTCCTACACCATCTAAGGGTAAAATGACACCAACtccaattttcaaattatctCAAG GTCCTATCATTAGTAGCAGTCCACTTGTATCagtaaaaacaagcaaaccaactACAACCTCAAGCTCTGCAGTAACTtctcaaaatatttcagtatCACAGTCACTCACAGATCTGacagaaaatgagaaaaaaagaaagagagaagatGATCCTGATGACTATGATGTTGAATGA